Proteins from a genomic interval of Sulfurospirillum oryzae:
- a CDS encoding RNA pyrophosphohydrolase, with protein sequence MESPKRYRPNVAAVIVSAKYPFQCQLFIASRSDIVDVWQFPQGGIDEGETPREALYRELEEEIGTGDVEIIAEYPEWLQYDFPQKIAQKMYPFDGQSQKYFLVRLKKDAKINLATKEPEFCDFKFVSLEEVFEFITYFKRPVYKQVLEYFKKEGYL encoded by the coding sequence ATGGAATCACCAAAACGATACAGACCCAATGTTGCTGCCGTGATTGTCTCTGCTAAGTACCCTTTTCAATGCCAACTTTTTATTGCCAGTCGTTCTGATATTGTGGATGTATGGCAATTTCCTCAAGGCGGAATTGATGAAGGTGAAACTCCAAGAGAGGCGCTTTACCGTGAACTTGAAGAAGAGATTGGTACGGGTGATGTTGAGATTATAGCAGAGTATCCTGAATGGTTGCAATATGACTTTCCTCAAAAAATCGCTCAGAAGATGTACCCTTTTGATGGACAGAGCCAAAAATATTTTTTAGTAAGACTTAAAAAAGATGCGAAGATCAATCTTGCAACGAAAGAACCAGAGTTTTGCGATTTTAAATTTGTCAGTTTAGAAGAGGTGTTTGAGTTTATTACCTATTTCAAGCGCCCAGTGTATAAGCAGGTGTTAGAATATTTCAAAAAAGAAGGGTACCTTTAA